The proteins below are encoded in one region of Alistipes communis:
- a CDS encoding plasmid mobilization protein: MEHNRSRFIVGRIFDETFRVVRADPTKQRYLVRLNEYIAQISRVGNNYNQVVKAINTCLSRNMLPRQIDTLVACTRELKALSEQVLELTKRLREEWLKE; encoded by the coding sequence TTGGAGCACAACCGCAGCCGCTTCATCGTCGGGCGAATCTTCGACGAGACGTTCCGCGTGGTCAGGGCCGACCCCACGAAACAGCGTTACCTTGTCCGGCTGAACGAGTATATCGCCCAGATTTCGCGCGTGGGCAACAACTACAATCAGGTCGTCAAGGCGATCAACACCTGCCTTTCGCGCAACATGCTGCCCCGCCAGATCGACACGCTGGTGGCCTGCACGCGCGAGTTGAAAGCCCTCTCGGAGCAGGTATTGGAGTTGACTAAACGATTACGGGAGGAGTGGTTGAAAGAGTGA